The following are encoded together in the Bacillus sp. NP157 genome:
- a CDS encoding SDR family oxidoreductase — MSRLNGKIAVVTGGNSGIGFASAKQFADEGARVYITGRRQAELDESVKKIGAAASAVQTDVTRLDDLDRLYDTIKADAGRIDVLMLNAAFGEFLPLGEITEEHYESTFNTNVRAVIFGLQKALPLLADGASVIITGSIAGFSGIPNFSVYGATKGALRAFVRSAIVDLKDRGIRVNVLSPGHTSTPALDRLVPVEYQEAALTSMVPAGRLGTPQDMANAALFLASADSSYVNGAELVVDGGVKQI; from the coding sequence ATGTCCAGGCTCAATGGAAAAATCGCCGTCGTCACCGGCGGCAATAGCGGCATCGGCTTCGCGAGCGCAAAGCAATTCGCCGACGAAGGCGCGCGGGTGTACATCACCGGCCGCCGCCAGGCCGAGCTCGATGAATCGGTGAAGAAGATCGGTGCCGCAGCGTCGGCCGTGCAGACCGACGTGACCCGCCTCGATGACCTCGATCGCCTGTATGACACCATCAAGGCCGACGCGGGTCGCATCGACGTGCTCATGCTGAACGCCGCATTCGGTGAATTCCTCCCCCTGGGCGAGATCACCGAAGAGCACTACGAGTCGACGTTCAACACCAACGTCCGTGCCGTGATCTTCGGCCTGCAAAAGGCGCTCCCACTGCTGGCGGACGGTGCGTCGGTGATCATCACCGGCTCGATCGCAGGGTTCTCCGGCATCCCGAATTTCTCGGTCTACGGCGCGACCAAGGGGGCACTACGCGCCTTTGTTCGTTCCGCCATCGTTGACCTGAAAGACCGGGGAATCCGCGTCAACGTGCTTTCGCCCGGCCACACGTCAACACCCGCCCTGGATCGACTCGTCCCCGTGGAATACCAGGAAGCCGCGCTTACCAGCATGGTGCCTGCGGGTCGCCTCGGCACACCCCAGGACATGGCGAATGCGGCCCTGTTCCTGGCCAGCGCGGACAGCAGCTACGTCAATGGCGCTGAGTTGGTGGTGGACGGCGGCGTGAAGCAGATCTGA
- a CDS encoding MipA/OmpV family protein produces the protein MVHVYSRHARLAAAVAAVALPVAAPAQEAPRTSSWGVGAMVVANESPYRDYKTDAIALPALSYEGKRIYLRGATVGFRLYNTQASELSLIASPLGFRFRGKDSDDARLRRLSDRDISGLAGVAWRYGDAEWGVVQASFQKELTGHGGGTVADASYAFPIRKGGMILTPRVGVTRNSAEMNNYYFGVDRGDALKSGLPGYRAKGGNSPYVDLSLVQMLGRHWTVAAGFRYAALPDTVADSPMVDKDSTSTIFGSVMYRF, from the coding sequence ATGGTCCACGTTTACTCCCGCCACGCTCGCCTTGCCGCCGCCGTTGCCGCCGTTGCCCTGCCTGTCGCGGCGCCCGCCCAGGAGGCACCCCGCACCTCATCGTGGGGCGTCGGCGCGATGGTCGTGGCCAATGAATCGCCGTATCGCGACTACAAGACCGATGCCATCGCGCTTCCGGCGCTGAGCTATGAAGGCAAGCGCATCTACCTGCGCGGGGCCACCGTCGGTTTCCGTCTGTACAACACGCAGGCATCCGAGCTGTCGTTGATCGCCAGCCCGCTCGGGTTTCGTTTTCGTGGCAAGGACAGCGACGACGCCCGGTTGCGGCGCCTTTCCGATCGCGATATTTCCGGCCTTGCCGGCGTCGCATGGCGTTATGGCGATGCGGAGTGGGGCGTGGTGCAGGCGAGTTTCCAGAAGGAACTGACCGGCCACGGCGGCGGCACGGTGGCCGACGCAAGCTACGCCTTCCCGATCCGCAAGGGCGGCATGATCCTCACGCCCCGCGTGGGCGTGACGCGCAACAGCGCCGAGATGAACAACTATTACTTCGGTGTCGATCGTGGCGATGCGCTGAAAAGCGGCCTGCCTGGCTATCGCGCAAAGGGTGGCAACAGCCCCTACGTCGACCTGAGCCTGGTGCAGATGCTCGGCCGCCACTGGACCGTCGCGGCGGGCTTTCGCTATGCCGCGCTGCCGGACACCGTCGCGGATAGCCCGATGGTCGACAAGGACAGCACGAGCACGATCTTCGGCTCGGTGATGTACCGGTTTTAA